Proteins from a single region of Lelliottia sp. JS-SCA-14:
- a CDS encoding MarR family winged helix-turn-helix transcriptional regulator translates to MNAKTNDTTAALMLDNQLCFALYSANLALNKLYRQLLAPLNLTYPQYLVMLILWEQDDITVSEIGERLFLDSATLTPLLKRMESAGLLVRQRSRQDERQVAVTLTDDGRALQQQAKSIPEAVGCAAQCDADSMLALKQQLEQLRQQLHRA, encoded by the coding sequence TGCGAAAACGAACGACACCACCGCTGCGCTGATGCTGGATAACCAGCTCTGTTTTGCCCTCTACTCGGCAAACCTGGCGCTCAATAAGCTGTACCGGCAACTGCTGGCGCCGCTTAACCTGACCTACCCGCAGTATCTGGTGATGCTGATTTTGTGGGAGCAGGATGACATCACGGTGTCGGAGATTGGCGAGCGTCTGTTCCTGGATTCCGCCACGCTCACCCCGCTGCTGAAACGCATGGAAAGTGCCGGTTTGTTGGTCCGTCAGCGCTCGCGCCAGGATGAACGCCAGGTCGCTGTTACGCTGACCGACGACGGTCGCGCGCTCCAGCAGCAGGCAAAAAGTATCCCTGAGGCCGTCGGCTGCGCCGCGCAGTGCGATGCGGATTCCATGCTCGCGCTCAAGCAGCAGCTCGAGCAACTGCGTCAGCAGCTCCATCGCGCCTGA